A part of Chloroflexota bacterium genomic DNA contains:
- a CDS encoding Glu/Leu/Phe/Val dehydrogenase has protein sequence MAETTNAFAMAQQQFDHVADLLGLDHQVREMLRWPMREYHLRIPVRMDDGSIQVLQGYRVQHNDARGPNKGGLRFHPAETVDTVRALAMWMTWKCAVADIPLGGGKGGVVIDPATLSVDEKERLCRTFIRSLWRVIGPRQDVPAPDVGTTPQMMGWMMDEYSRITGKYTPGVITGKPVGGGGSLGRTEATGSGVIFTVREAMNRLKIDSTKAVAAIQGFGNVAQYAAKGFISQLGGKVVCVSYWDRADRTSYTVSKADGIDPDFLMSITDQYGGINKDKATKAGYVIEDGNAWISKEADVLIPAALEGQVNAETVQQVHDRVKIMAEGANGPTTPEADEVIKERGFFVIPDFLCNAGGVTTSYFEGVQNDMNFYWTKKEVLEKLDDKMTQAFKDVYDMSIGQGVYMRDAAYMVAIDRVVKAMELRGWL, from the coding sequence ATGGCAGAAACAACCAACGCATTTGCAATGGCCCAGCAGCAATTTGATCATGTTGCTGATCTATTGGGCCTGGATCATCAGGTACGAGAGATGCTGCGCTGGCCGATGCGCGAATATCACCTGCGTATCCCGGTCAGAATGGATGACGGCAGCATTCAGGTACTCCAGGGCTACCGTGTGCAACACAATGATGCCCGCGGCCCAAACAAAGGCGGCCTGCGCTTCCACCCCGCTGAGACAGTGGACACAGTCCGCGCCCTGGCAATGTGGATGACGTGGAAATGCGCCGTTGCTGATATCCCCCTCGGCGGCGGCAAGGGCGGAGTCGTGATTGACCCGGCTACCCTGTCCGTTGATGAGAAGGAACGTCTTTGCCGAACCTTCATCCGCTCACTATGGCGGGTGATTGGCCCTCGCCAGGACGTCCCTGCACCAGATGTTGGCACCACACCCCAGATGATGGGCTGGATGATGGACGAATATTCCCGGATCACAGGGAAATATACTCCCGGTGTGATCACAGGCAAACCGGTCGGTGGCGGTGGATCGCTTGGACGTACGGAAGCTACTGGCTCTGGTGTGATTTTTACTGTACGTGAAGCGATGAACCGGCTGAAAATTGATTCAACCAAGGCTGTCGCAGCGATTCAGGGCTTTGGTAATGTGGCGCAATATGCCGCGAAGGGCTTCATCAGCCAATTGGGCGGCAAGGTCGTCTGCGTGAGCTATTGGGATCGTGCCGATCGCACTTCCTATACCGTCAGTAAGGCGGATGGGATTGATCCTGACTTCCTGATGAGCATCACTGACCAATACGGCGGTATTAATAAAGACAAAGCCACCAAAGCCGGTTACGTGATCGAAGATGGCAACGCCTGGATCAGCAAAGAAGCCGATGTACTCATCCCCGCAGCCCTTGAGGGGCAGGTGAACGCTGAGACCGTGCAGCAGGTGCATGACCGGGTGAAGATCATGGCTGAAGGCGCTAATGGCCCCACGACACCTGAGGCGGATGAGGTCATCAAGGAGCGCGGATTTTTTGTGATTCCCGATTTCCTCTGCAACGCCGGTGGCGTGACCACCTCCTACTTCGAGGGCGTTCAGAATGATATGAACTTCTATTGGACCAAGAAGGAAGTCCTGGAAAAACTGGATGACAAGATGACCCAGGCTTTCAAGGATGTCTATGACATGTCCATTGGCCAGGGTGTCTACATGCGGGACGCTGCCTACATGGTGGCGATTGACCGTGTGGTCAAGGCAATGGAGCTGCGTGGCTGGCTCTAA
- a CDS encoding VanW family protein — MTEKADLPVIVKLALAILASLVLFGGLALIALVGYQVVYADRIFPGVTVAGIDLSGLKEAEAYQALVDDLPYTYEGQIQLTYQDQVWTLRPIDLGFLVDPSATAQAALGVGRDHWLVRDLIDQGKAWFKGVQLAPVVYYDERIAQLYLKELAADIDAPMIEAGLALENTDVKIQDGQIGRQVEIDQSLQLLETVLSTLQDSVVPLVVTEEEPLILDASAQGEIAREMLSAPLVLTASGGEESWTLPPEDLAGMLMIKQVEDGDAGTREFEISINPDVFDIYLSSFAPDLHRDPENTRFMFNDDTFELEVVESAVIGRDLNVDASIEAINAGLKAGDHTIALQFNTLEPAVTDEMTGEELGITELVQKETSFFYGSDAARVQNIETAAAQFYGLLIAPGETFSMVDALGDISLENGYAEALIIYGDETIQGVGGGVCQVSSTLFRAAFFAGLPINERHAHAYRVGYYEYDENGIKNPNYIGLDATVYVPIVDMKFTNDTPYWLLMETYVYRGSQSLVWKFYSTKDGRTVDWDTTGLVNVVPAPDPIFRENDELAKDEVRKVDYGVDGGDVTIARTVFMDGEVYFTDTFRTHFQAWQEIWEYGPGTKNPEDLIH; from the coding sequence ATGACTGAAAAAGCCGATTTACCGGTAATCGTAAAACTGGCCCTGGCCATTCTCGCCAGCCTGGTCCTCTTTGGGGGATTGGCTTTGATCGCGTTGGTGGGCTATCAGGTGGTTTATGCGGACCGAATCTTCCCAGGTGTGACAGTAGCGGGGATTGATCTTTCCGGCCTCAAGGAAGCTGAGGCTTATCAAGCCCTGGTTGACGATTTACCCTATACCTATGAAGGACAAATTCAATTAACTTATCAGGATCAGGTCTGGACCCTGCGGCCCATTGACCTGGGTTTCCTGGTAGATCCATCAGCCACCGCCCAGGCTGCTTTGGGTGTGGGCCGAGACCATTGGCTGGTCCGTGACCTGATTGATCAGGGCAAGGCCTGGTTCAAGGGCGTGCAGCTGGCCCCTGTGGTCTATTATGATGAACGGATTGCCCAGCTTTATCTAAAAGAGCTGGCAGCAGATATTGATGCCCCGATGATCGAAGCAGGTCTGGCATTGGAAAATACCGATGTCAAAATCCAGGACGGTCAGATTGGGCGGCAGGTCGAGATCGACCAATCCCTCCAACTGCTTGAAACGGTGCTGTCCACTTTGCAGGATTCGGTTGTGCCTTTGGTTGTGACTGAGGAGGAGCCGTTGATCCTTGACGCCAGCGCGCAGGGTGAAATAGCCCGTGAGATGCTGAGTGCCCCCCTGGTGTTAACCGCATCGGGTGGCGAAGAATCCTGGACCCTGCCCCCGGAAGACCTGGCCGGTATGCTGATGATCAAGCAGGTGGAAGATGGCGATGCCGGTACACGCGAATTTGAGATCAGCATCAATCCGGATGTTTTTGACATTTACCTTTCCAGCTTCGCCCCTGATCTGCATCGGGACCCGGAGAATACCCGCTTTATGTTCAACGATGATACTTTTGAACTGGAAGTGGTTGAATCGGCGGTGATTGGCCGAGACTTGAACGTGGACGCTTCCATTGAAGCGATCAATGCCGGCCTAAAGGCAGGCGACCATACCATTGCGCTGCAATTTAATACCCTCGAGCCGGCTGTTACGGATGAGATGACCGGTGAAGAGCTGGGGATCACTGAACTGGTCCAAAAAGAGACATCATTCTTCTATGGCTCCGATGCGGCCCGGGTTCAAAACATTGAAACCGCCGCCGCCCAGTTCTATGGCCTGCTGATTGCGCCCGGTGAGACCTTCTCTATGGTGGACGCTCTGGGAGATATCAGCCTGGAGAATGGCTATGCTGAGGCCCTGATTATCTATGGCGATGAGACCATTCAGGGCGTGGGCGGCGGTGTCTGCCAGGTGAGTTCGACGCTTTTCCGGGCCGCATTCTTCGCCGGCTTACCGATCAATGAGCGCCATGCCCATGCTTACCGGGTGGGTTACTATGAGTATGATGAGAACGGGATCAAGAACCCCAATTACATTGGCCTGGACGCCACGGTCTATGTCCCGATTGTAGATATGAAATTCACCAATGACACGCCCTATTGGCTGTTGATGGAGACTTATGTCTATCGGGGGAGTCAATCGTTGGTCTGGAAATTCTATTCCACCAAGGATGGGCGCACCGTGGACTGGGATACCACCGGCCTGGTCAATGTCGTTCCGGCACCGGACCCGATCTTCCGCGAAAACGATGAGCTGGCAAAAGACGAGGTCAGGAAAGTGGACTATGGCGTGGATGGCGGCGATGTGACGATTGCCCGCACGGTGTTCATGGATGGCGAAGTCTATTTCACTGATACTTTCCGTACCCATTTCCAGGCCTGGCAGGAGATTTGGGAGTATGGCCCCGGCACCAAGAATCCCGAGGACCTTATCCATTAG
- a CDS encoding Zn-dependent exopeptidase M28 has protein sequence MKSRKKILFIIAGLALLVLLLVLVLSQTDFLSNLLGQTTAGTSQEDSSGTVLVDTTTPPVTECTPTTAIVIDPPQIDYACAFNPDVEALQAEFDSESWLNWIKLLSGAKPVEMNGETYTIKTRYTESLFNGDPDARAFEFVHDQLVLWGYEDQVTLFAETYMPIDYETETPWQNLVAVIPGTDPDLAGQEILLTAHLDSINSVVPDGTAPGADDNATGIATLMEAARIFKDQPFKRTIKIIFFSGEERGLHGSLAYTAMHADEMADIVGVLNLDMFGYDADNDRCFELHVGGLKESKLLGNCVTDLIDAYDLNLSYDYLVQSALSASDHSSFWRADVGAILVLENFLTQDEKLGCGELDKNPNYHTSGDLVSEINVDTAFDIAQAALLTIATIAEPVR, from the coding sequence ATGAAGAGTCGAAAGAAAATCCTATTCATTATCGCAGGGCTGGCCCTTTTGGTCTTGCTTCTGGTGCTTGTCCTGAGCCAGACTGACTTCCTCTCCAATCTCCTGGGTCAAACGACTGCCGGAACCAGCCAGGAGGATTCTTCCGGCACAGTTCTGGTTGATACTACAACACCACCGGTCACGGAATGCACACCCACCACGGCCATAGTAATCGATCCACCTCAGATCGATTATGCCTGCGCCTTCAATCCAGATGTGGAGGCCCTTCAGGCTGAATTTGATTCCGAGAGCTGGCTCAACTGGATTAAACTCCTTTCCGGAGCCAAACCGGTGGAAATGAACGGTGAAACTTACACCATCAAGACCCGCTATACGGAAAGCCTCTTCAACGGTGACCCGGATGCCCGGGCCTTTGAATTTGTACATGACCAATTAGTGCTCTGGGGATATGAAGATCAGGTGACCTTGTTTGCGGAAACGTACATGCCGATTGATTATGAAACGGAAACACCCTGGCAGAACCTGGTCGCTGTCATCCCGGGTACTGATCCGGACCTGGCGGGGCAGGAAATCCTGCTGACCGCCCATCTGGACAGTATCAACAGCGTTGTGCCAGATGGAACAGCCCCCGGCGCCGATGACAACGCAACCGGCATCGCCACGTTAATGGAGGCCGCTCGGATCTTCAAAGACCAACCCTTCAAGCGCACGATCAAGATCATCTTCTTCAGCGGTGAAGAGCGCGGCCTGCACGGCAGCCTGGCCTATACCGCCATGCACGCGGATGAAATGGCGGATATTGTCGGCGTCCTCAACCTGGATATGTTCGGCTATGATGCCGACAATGACCGCTGCTTCGAGCTGCATGTCGGTGGACTGAAAGAATCCAAGCTGTTGGGGAACTGCGTGACGGATCTCATTGACGCCTATGACCTTAACCTGAGCTATGACTACCTGGTTCAGAGTGCTCTGAGCGCTTCGGATCATTCCTCGTTTTGGCGTGCGGATGTTGGGGCGATCCTTGTACTCGAGAATTTTCTCACCCAAGATGAAAAGCTGGGCTGCGGCGAACTCGACAAGAATCCCAACTATCACACCTCCGGGGATCTGGTCTCTGAGATCAATGTGGATACCGCCTTCGATATCGCCCAGGCAGCGCTCCTGACCATCGCCACCATCGCCGAACCGGTACGATAG
- a CDS encoding SIMPL domain-containing protein (The SIMPL domain is named for its presence in mouse protein SIMPL (signalling molecule that associates with mouse pelle-like kinase). Bacterial member BP26, from Brucella, was shown to assemble into a channel-like structure, while YggE from E. coli has been associated with resistance to oxidative stress.), translated as MQKKQTLILVGLVIVSLLAACTPAQAPASSTKPSRSMNVNGTGEVSLVPDIASINIGVHTEADEVSDALSQNTDQANAIADVLQTLGVEEKDVRTSNFNVYPSNRYDPMTGQVTGTYFVVDNTVTVIVRDLSTLGDVLSAVVNAGANNINGITFDVEDRDAAVAQARELAIQNAKEKAQEIADAAGVELGELLSINVYGGNNYVTYYDAKGGAYAESSVPVSAGTLTITMECSLAYELK; from the coding sequence ATGCAAAAGAAACAAACCCTTATTCTAGTTGGATTGGTAATAGTTAGCCTGTTAGCTGCCTGCACTCCTGCACAAGCCCCCGCTTCAAGTACCAAGCCCAGCCGCTCAATGAACGTCAACGGCACAGGTGAAGTCTCCCTTGTCCCGGATATCGCCAGCATCAATATCGGCGTCCATACGGAAGCGGATGAGGTATCCGATGCCCTGAGTCAGAATACAGATCAGGCCAATGCGATTGCAGATGTATTGCAAACCCTCGGGGTGGAAGAAAAAGACGTCCGGACTTCAAACTTCAACGTCTATCCCTCAAACCGCTATGATCCCATGACCGGTCAGGTCACCGGCACCTACTTCGTTGTGGATAACACCGTGACGGTGATCGTGCGGGATCTGTCCACCCTCGGCGATGTACTCTCGGCAGTTGTCAATGCCGGTGCCAACAACATCAACGGCATCACTTTTGATGTCGAGGATCGTGACGCTGCTGTGGCCCAGGCCCGTGAGCTGGCCATCCAAAACGCCAAGGAAAAAGCTCAGGAAATCGCTGATGCAGCCGGCGTTGAACTCGGTGAACTGCTGAGCATCAATGTCTATGGCGGCAACAACTACGTGACCTATTATGATGCCAAGGGCGGTGCCTATGCAGAAAGCTCCGTCCCCGTCTCGGCCGGCACGCTGACCATCACGATGGAATGCAGCCTGGCTTACGAATTAAAGTAA
- a CDS encoding SIMPL domain-containing protein (The SIMPL domain is named for its presence in mouse protein SIMPL (signalling molecule that associates with mouse pelle-like kinase). Bacterial member BP26, from Brucella, was shown to assemble into a channel-like structure, while YggE from E. coli has been associated with resistance to oxidative stress.) — MKKTFIAIFTVLALAILMTGCSGLQNTTITNEEIRTLNASGTGTVYIVPDIARVTIGVNTQNEDAATALSENTRDVNAVMQTLTNLGVAENDIQTSNFYVYQQTNYNYANMEMDPESEPQTIFVVQNTVFVVVRDINSLGEILAAVVDQGANTINGVSFDIEDSTAAYAEAQQKAIDDAASQAQEIADAAGVELGEITYINVSDGYTAPTDSVMAAYGGGGSVPVSSGTLTIQVTASITYTFK, encoded by the coding sequence ATGAAGAAAACATTTATCGCGATCTTTACCGTTTTGGCCCTTGCTATTTTGATGACCGGCTGCTCTGGTCTGCAAAACACCACTATCACCAATGAAGAGATCCGCACGCTCAATGCCAGCGGCACCGGGACGGTCTACATCGTACCTGACATTGCCCGTGTGACCATCGGCGTGAATACTCAGAACGAAGATGCGGCGACTGCACTCAGCGAAAATACACGAGATGTCAATGCAGTTATGCAGACCCTGACAAACCTCGGGGTTGCTGAAAATGATATTCAAACCAGCAATTTCTATGTCTATCAGCAGACGAACTATAACTATGCAAACATGGAAATGGACCCTGAAAGCGAACCCCAGACTATCTTTGTGGTTCAGAATACCGTATTCGTTGTGGTACGCGATATCAATTCACTGGGCGAGATCCTCGCTGCCGTTGTTGACCAGGGTGCTAACACAATCAACGGTGTCAGCTTTGATATTGAAGACTCCACCGCAGCATATGCTGAAGCCCAGCAGAAAGCAATTGATGACGCTGCCAGCCAGGCACAGGAAATTGCCGATGCCGCTGGCGTGGAATTAGGCGAAATTACATATATCAATGTCAGTGATGGCTACACCGCCCCCACCGATTCAGTGATGGCCGCATATGGAGGTGGCGGAAGCGTTCCAGTTTCCAGCGGCACCCTGACAATTCAAGTCACGGCAAGCATCACCTACACATTCAAGTAG
- a CDS encoding LCP family protein, producing MKKFFSKLANNFPKDWPTRIILILILGLSVAGAIFGYKLTRDLVSSNKTFSLPGDPVIGNDPAEGDELTDATPAPTEVLGATLPTPEPWDGVSRVTILVMGLDYREWSAGEIPHSDTMILFTMDPLNQTAAIVSIPRDIWVSVPGYDYEKINTAYYLGELNNLPGGGAALAARTVEEFLGIPIDYYAQVDFQAFIDFIDDIQGVRLDIKEPITIDRLGQWNTVTLEPGLITLPGDYALAYVRTRYTEGGDFDRAARQQEVIMAIRDRILEFDMLPNLVANAPQIYENLAGGINTNMSLSQVIKLAWSAMDIDRDNIQQVIISNEYITLGKSPTGLDILIPIPDKIRLLRDEIFDSGGAIGPVAEGDLLTLVAEENARVSIRNGSYLGGLAATTAEWMRGQGINVVEETNADYTVYSSITIYNATPYALKWLSQTMGVNSNMITYAYNPNATVDLVVVLGDDWAGNNPME from the coding sequence ATGAAGAAATTTTTTAGCAAGTTAGCGAATAATTTCCCCAAAGATTGGCCCACACGGATCATCCTGATCCTGATACTGGGACTGTCGGTGGCTGGTGCAATCTTTGGCTACAAACTGACTCGGGATTTGGTTTCTTCTAATAAGACATTTTCCCTTCCGGGCGACCCTGTCATTGGGAACGACCCGGCTGAAGGGGACGAGCTCACCGATGCCACCCCGGCGCCCACTGAGGTGCTGGGCGCTACACTGCCCACCCCGGAACCCTGGGATGGCGTTAGCCGGGTGACCATTTTGGTGATGGGCCTGGACTATCGTGAATGGTCAGCGGGAGAGATTCCCCATTCTGACACGATGATCCTCTTCACTATGGACCCCCTGAACCAGACTGCTGCGATTGTCTCAATCCCCCGCGATATCTGGGTAAGTGTCCCTGGCTATGATTACGAGAAGATCAACACGGCCTACTACCTTGGTGAGTTGAATAACCTGCCTGGCGGCGGTGCTGCTTTGGCTGCTCGAACGGTTGAAGAATTTCTTGGCATCCCCATTGATTATTATGCCCAGGTGGATTTCCAGGCATTCATTGATTTCATTGATGACATCCAGGGCGTTCGGCTCGATATCAAGGAACCCATTACGATTGACAGGCTGGGCCAATGGAATACGGTGACTCTGGAACCCGGCCTCATCACCCTGCCCGGTGATTATGCACTCGCTTATGTTCGCACCCGCTATACTGAAGGCGGTGACTTCGACCGGGCGGCCCGTCAACAGGAAGTGATCATGGCGATCCGTGACCGCATCCTGGAATTTGATATGCTGCCCAATTTGGTGGCCAATGCACCGCAGATTTACGAAAACCTTGCCGGTGGGATCAACACCAACATGAGCCTGAGCCAGGTGATTAAGTTGGCCTGGTCTGCGATGGATATTGACCGGGATAACATCCAGCAGGTGATTATCAGCAATGAATATATCACGCTGGGAAAGTCCCCGACGGGTTTGGATATTCTGATCCCCATTCCGGATAAGATCCGCTTGCTGCGGGATGAGATCTTTGATTCCGGTGGCGCGATTGGTCCTGTTGCCGAAGGCGACCTGCTCACGCTGGTGGCTGAGGAAAACGCCCGGGTGTCCATCCGGAACGGCTCCTATTTGGGTGGTTTGGCTGCCACAACGGCAGAATGGATGCGTGGCCAGGGGATCAATGTGGTGGAAGAGACTAATGCCGATTACACGGTCTATTCCAGCATCACGATCTATAACGCTACGCCGTATGCCCTTAAGTGGCTTTCGCAGACCATGGGTGTGAATTCCAATATGATCACTTATGCCTATAACCCGAATGCCACGGTGGACCTGGTTGTGGTTTTGGGGGATGACTGGGCGGGTAATAACCCGATGGAATAA
- a CDS encoding Trm112 family protein — protein MVSKDLLDMLRCPNCVQEKEGLLEYYRESWLICQDCGRKYPIVDDIPVMLIDEGDKWMKTAKEDLPVPPPPMD, from the coding sequence ATGGTCAGCAAAGATTTACTTGATATGCTTCGATGCCCGAACTGTGTTCAGGAAAAGGAAGGCTTGCTCGAGTATTATCGGGAGAGCTGGTTGATCTGCCAGGATTGCGGCCGGAAATATCCCATTGTGGATGATATTCCGGTGATGCTGATCGACGAAGGCGACAAATGGATGAAAACCGCCAAGGAAGACTTGCCGGTTCCGCCCCCGCCGATGGATTAA
- a CDS encoding DUF3955 domain-containing protein, whose amino-acid sequence MIKLEKSIKTSTWLGVIFLICAIFCLGAYTIIGQEIDAQGFLQEPFFLVPLFWLFLLLGVITVVVNVITRIVRSNRRKTTAG is encoded by the coding sequence ATGATTAAATTAGAGAAGTCAATAAAAACCTCAACCTGGCTGGGTGTTATTTTCCTGATTTGTGCGATATTTTGTTTGGGCGCATATACTATCATAGGGCAGGAAATTGATGCCCAAGGATTTTTACAAGAACCGTTTTTTCTGGTTCCGCTGTTTTGGCTGTTTTTATTGCTCGGTGTCATCACGGTTGTAGTGAATGTCATTACCCGGATTGTGCGGTCAAACAGAAGAAAAACTACTGCTGGATAA
- a CDS encoding SLC13 family permease, translating to MTLQIALLIFIIIATLILFSIETIPADVVALAAMLALVLLGILTPEQAFQGFGSDTAIMILGLLILTAALVRTGVVQLMARRILRSVGESKNRLYWLMMSTAGVMSAFISNTATAAFFVPMTIGLSRRLRIHPSKLLMPLAFATILASSVTLVGTSTNVVVSGLLTQYGMEPLGMFELTPVGLPILVVGLAYMFFIGRHLIPVRDAEETDIKKEILPYCSEFEVTEDSPWLGKTLDEVALGKEYDLTVLRIVTSSGQTVEPRASSVLSSGDKLLVEGQRDNLLALKDQNVVTFTGEFPDQDLSNVLPMAEVILLPGSPLVGRTLWGVNFRDRYGMQVVGINRKGATIHRRISRTRLQVGDQLLLQGDQETLNGLSKNNNFRVVSAKLDLMPETEKAPAALFIFAGVVLLVSFNVLSLPVAVMLGALVAFITRCITPTEAYRRVNWNIWLLIASMLALGQAMEISGLAHLIAEQIVSLVGATHPVLLLAAFFFLSLLLTQPMSNQAAAVVVIPIAIQTASQLGLNPRSFAVMIAVGASCSFITPLEPACLMVYGPGNYRFFDFFKVGSLLTLLVFAIAIVMVPWLWPLIP from the coding sequence ATGACCCTTCAGATCGCCCTGCTAATCTTCATCATCATCGCAACGCTAATACTTTTCTCAATTGAGACGATCCCGGCCGATGTTGTCGCCCTGGCCGCTATGTTAGCCCTGGTCCTCCTCGGAATTCTCACACCTGAGCAGGCCTTCCAGGGCTTCGGCAGTGATACCGCCATCATGATCCTGGGCCTCCTGATCCTGACGGCTGCACTGGTGCGCACAGGGGTGGTGCAGCTGATGGCCCGCAGGATCCTGCGCTCAGTGGGTGAAAGCAAGAACCGGCTCTATTGGCTGATGATGTCCACTGCCGGCGTGATGAGCGCCTTTATTTCCAACACGGCTACGGCTGCATTTTTCGTGCCGATGACCATTGGCCTTTCCCGCCGCCTCAGAATCCATCCCTCAAAACTGTTGATGCCCCTGGCCTTCGCAACCATTCTGGCCAGCTCCGTCACCCTGGTCGGCACCTCCACCAACGTGGTGGTCAGCGGTCTACTGACCCAATATGGCATGGAACCCCTGGGCATGTTCGAATTGACCCCCGTCGGCTTGCCAATCCTGGTCGTTGGCCTGGCCTATATGTTCTTCATTGGACGTCACCTGATCCCAGTGCGCGACGCAGAAGAAACAGACATCAAAAAAGAAATTCTCCCATACTGTTCAGAATTTGAAGTGACCGAAGACTCGCCCTGGTTGGGTAAAACCCTGGACGAAGTCGCTTTGGGCAAGGAATACGACCTGACCGTCCTGCGGATCGTTACTTCCAGCGGACAGACTGTTGAGCCTCGTGCCTCCAGTGTTCTGTCTTCTGGGGATAAATTGTTGGTTGAAGGCCAACGGGACAATCTCCTTGCGCTAAAAGATCAGAACGTGGTGACTTTTACCGGCGAATTCCCGGATCAGGATTTGAGCAATGTCCTTCCTATGGCGGAAGTGATCCTCCTGCCTGGCTCCCCTCTTGTGGGTCGAACTCTCTGGGGCGTCAATTTTAGAGACCGCTATGGCATGCAGGTCGTGGGGATCAACCGCAAAGGGGCTACCATCCACCGCCGCATCAGCCGTACCCGCCTGCAGGTGGGCGACCAACTCCTGCTGCAAGGGGATCAGGAGACGCTGAACGGCTTGAGCAAAAACAACAACTTCCGGGTGGTCTCCGCCAAGCTGGATTTGATGCCGGAGACGGAAAAGGCCCCTGCAGCCCTGTTCATTTTTGCAGGCGTGGTGCTGCTGGTTTCCTTCAATGTACTTTCACTGCCCGTTGCAGTCATGCTGGGGGCTTTGGTCGCCTTCATCACCCGTTGTATCACCCCCACAGAAGCCTACCGGCGGGTCAACTGGAATATCTGGCTGCTGATCGCCTCCATGCTGGCCTTGGGACAGGCAATGGAAATCTCAGGATTGGCCCACCTGATTGCTGAGCAGATTGTCTCCCTCGTGGGGGCAACGCATCCGGTCCTGCTGCTGGCCGCTTTCTTCTTCCTCTCCCTGCTGCTGACCCAACCCATGTCTAACCAGGCGGCTGCGGTAGTGGTGATCCCAATCGCTATTCAAACCGCCTCCCAGTTGGGATTGAATCCGCGGTCTTTTGCCGTGATGATCGCCGTTGGCGCCAGCTGCTCCTTCATCACCCCGCTGGAGCCTGCCTGTCTAATGGTCTATGGCCCTGGGAATTATCGCTTCTTTGACTTCTTCAAAGTAGGGTCCTTGTTGACCCTGCTGGTCTTTGCCATCGCCATCGTGATGGTCCCCTGGCTTTGGCCGCTGATTCCATAA
- a CDS encoding DegV family protein, whose translation MQIVTDSGFDLSLKQKQGVNLHTLPLKLTLDGVSYRSGVDIQSEDFYRLLEDTDGMPITSTPSPGEFQEIYEEVAKDDPEILSIHISSGLSGTFNSAVTAAKEVGDAHITHVDTRSLSIEMGWQVEAAIRAVKANWPIKKITDLLDSIRDKSEVIFTLPDLAYLIHGGRISHLKGLLASLLGIKPLIGVDKNDGKYYDRGKSRTFKRAVEAIPTYIANKFGEGATLRLQIGHAGNPEGAKMLRDALEKMFKCEWLPECSISPVLGAHTGRGLVGVAFALLETYPALP comes from the coding sequence ATGCAAATTGTTACTGATAGTGGTTTTGACCTTTCACTAAAGCAAAAACAAGGGGTAAACCTACATACCTTGCCACTGAAACTCACCTTGGATGGTGTGAGCTATAGAAGCGGTGTTGATATTCAATCGGAAGATTTCTACCGGTTGCTTGAAGATACTGACGGCATGCCTATAACCTCCACGCCTTCACCAGGAGAATTTCAGGAGATCTATGAAGAGGTTGCCAAAGACGACCCTGAGATCCTGTCAATTCACATATCATCCGGGCTAAGCGGCACATTCAATTCAGCTGTAACGGCAGCTAAGGAGGTTGGTGACGCGCATATCACCCATGTGGATACGCGCTCACTGTCCATTGAAATGGGCTGGCAGGTGGAAGCAGCTATCCGCGCTGTTAAAGCCAATTGGCCAATCAAGAAGATCACAGATTTATTGGATAGCATCCGCGATAAATCCGAAGTGATCTTCACCTTGCCGGATCTTGCCTATCTCATCCACGGTGGCCGGATCAGCCATCTCAAAGGGCTACTGGCCTCTTTGTTGGGAATCAAACCTCTCATCGGCGTGGACAAAAACGATGGCAAATACTATGACCGTGGCAAGAGCAGGACCTTCAAACGCGCAGTTGAAGCCATCCCAACCTATATCGCCAATAAATTTGGTGAGGGAGCTACCCTGCGGTTACAAATCGGACACGCTGGAAACCCGGAAGGTGCCAAGATGCTGCGGGATGCACTCGAAAAGATGTTCAAATGCGAATGGCTGCCGGAATGTTCCATTTCTCCCGTTCTCGGTGCTCATACCGGTCGGGGGCTGGTCGGTGTAGCGTTTGCCCTGCTAGAAACCTATCCAGCATTACCCTAA